Proteins from one Podospora pseudoanserina strain CBS 124.78 chromosome 1, whole genome shotgun sequence genomic window:
- a CDS encoding hypothetical protein (EggNog:ENOG503P41G), with the protein MANMAQNGSAGTAFHGFSVYQPALGAALQWLPQVGTPELDAMIHAFLPGPASIKDKRAHVSMDFFEYARQTGETIKFYPVPATSSFSPAVTASPVGSAIYDSGYASGYDTSPVTSDQSWAQSPVSFAPVASFEEFTPASTSKKATASRQHTIDFSSHPGMRIMTKDGKDVTNSASRGCKTKEQRDHAHLMRIIKACDACRKKKVRCDPSHRKRSASQASTSPSEQKKSAKKARKSEQQPSVPTDQLVANAFAAAPETTTSLPVAFDADLENLWNDFIVEQDPVVLPTDFTFNDPLFDAFTDSQSFYNPSSGSSSATSPSQVFTPFTPAPATASPATLLVDAPENLLPYMNPGVDLGTSYVDFNLYSPASSYYDEDPIFQQTDVGSRHAAASSSAKYSGPSYQQQQQVHPGSSHNLVLADQNSSDYYYESERHSEPVRHVPEALRADHRSSSAAGTEVYLQAVQQTLYTGQDDSTVAHDVQSSVSPSTSTGARRVSSPSPSPSPSPSPAPLLRTTAMNTGTVLQSGVPGHSVAITPIATTTSTAAIDGRCCVEEIVGGSCGGVSADLGIQPKSGKQSRVKQCFDGVKAVLATMMVANSPTRRQPAVKDAAQEGFQPSMARLSQLVVLGLVSILCASYGTHPGGQVDSLANILSIMTLSLGYIALWCCGVPGATSVASKRLQIPMAKIQALGSASQGVQSRASQRGRRLLRSIGYARPSIMV; encoded by the coding sequence ATGGCCAACATGGCCCAGAACGGCTCGGCCGGGACAGCCTTCCATGGCTTCTCGGTCTACCAGCCGGCTCTAGGGGCGGCCCTCCAGTGGCTGCCCCAGGTCGGAACCCCTGAGCTCGATGCGATGATCCACGCTTTCCTTCCAGGCCCTGCGtccatcaaggacaagagaGCGCACGTCTCGATGGACTTCTTCGAGTATGCTCGCCAGACCGGAGAGACCATCAAGTTCTACCCCgtccccgccacctcctccttctcccctgccgtcaccgcctcccccgtcGGCTCCGCCATCTACGACTCCGGCTATGCGTCCGGCTACGACACTTCCCCCGTCACCTCTGACCAGAGCTGGGCTCAGTCGCCTGTCTCCTTTGCTCCCGTCGCCTCCTTTGAGGAGTTCACTCctgcctccacctccaagaaGGCCACTGCTTCCCGCCAGCACACCATTGACTTCTCCAGCCACCCGGGAATGCGGATCATGAccaaggacggcaaggacGTCACCAACTCGGCTTCTCGCGGATGcaagaccaaggagcagCGCGACCATGCTCACCTGATGAGAATCATCAAGGCATGCGATGCCTgccgcaagaagaaggtccGCTGCGACCCTAGCCACAGGAAGCGCTCTGCTTCTCAAGCCTCCACTTCCCCATCCGAGCAGAAGAAGTCTGCAAAGAAGGCCAGGAAGTccgagcagcagccttccGTGCCAACTGACCAGCTCGTTGCCAACGCTTTCGCCGCGGCgcccgagaccaccacctccctcccggTAGCGTTCGATGCTGACCTGGAGAACCTCTGGAACGACTTCATTGTGGAGCAAGACCCTGTCGTTCTCCCTACCGACTTCACCTTCAACGACCCTCTCTTCGACGCTTTCACCGACTCCCAGAGCTTCTACAACCCCAGCTCTGGCTCTTCTTCCGCCACTTCGCCTTCGCAAGTATTCACTCCTTTCACTCCGGCacccgccaccgcctcgcCCGCCACTCTCCTTGTGGATGCACCGGAGAACCTTCTTCCTTACATGAACCCTGGCGTCGACCTTGGAACCAGCTATGTCGACTTCAACCTCTACTCACCCGCGTCCAGCTACTATGATGAGGACCCCATCTTCCAGCAGACTGATGTTGGCAGCCGACACGCTGCCGCCTCGTCCAGCGCCAAATACAGTGGCCCGTCctatcaacaacagcagcaggttcATCCCGGCTCAAGCCACAACCTGGTCCTAGCGGATCAGAACAGCTCTGATTACTACTACGAATCTGAGCGCCACTCTGAGCCGGTACGACATGTTCCTGAGGCCCTACGCGCAGAccaccgctcctcctccgccgccggcacCGAGGTCTACCTGCAAGCAGTTCAACAGACCTTATACACCGGCCAGGATGACAGCACGGTTGCCCACGACGTCCAGTCGTCGGTTAGTCCGAGCACATCCACCGGAGCCAGGAGGGTaagctcaccatcaccatcaccatcaccatcaccctcaccggcACCCCTGCTGCGCACGACTGCGATGAACACGGGCACTGTTCTCCAGTCAGGCGTACCTGGGCACTCTGTCGCCATAACACCGATTGCCACCACAACAAGCACGGCTGCCATCGATGGCCGATGCTGTGTGGAGGAAATCGTGGGTGGCAGCTGCGGCGGCGTATCTGCCGACCTTGGAATTCAACCAAAGTCTGGCAAACAAAGCCGTGTCAAGCAGTGCTTCGATGGGGTAAAGGCGGTATTGGCGACGATGATGGTCGCAAACTCCCCGACACGACGTCAACCTGCCGTGAAGGACGCTGCCCAGGAAGGCTTCCAGCCGTCCATGGCGCGTCTTTCTCAGCTTGTCGTGCTCGGTCTTGTTTCGATACTCTGCGCGTCTTATGGGACGCATCCTGGGGGTCAAGTCGACAGCCTCGCCAACATACTGAGCATCATGACTCTATCTTTGGGCTACATAGCActgtggtgttgtggagTCCCGGGGGCGACCTCGGTCGCCTCGAAACGCTTGCAAATACCAATGGCCAAGATCCAGGCCCTCGGCTCTGCCTCTCAGGGGGTTCAGTCGAGGGCATCTCAACGGGGGAGAAGACTCCTCCGATCAATTGGCTACGCCAGACCATCCATCATGGTGTAG
- a CDS encoding hypothetical protein (COG:U; EggNog:ENOG503Q4UF), producing MQSMQRQFGKLLNKGPGDNAKVSVLLKDYEDADKVLATLIENARAWRDSWDSLINSQHNMVVEFEGLYDPIVGATDGHGREAAPTPQLQLERTLRLKETYGDLKTELLQEIVAIEERILRPATDARSYITPIRKTIKKRENKRLDYEKVQDKTLKLQRKPGRNAKEDASLAKYQDELSRVADEFNIADEHLRQTLPPIVEATFSIVPPLLAALVLIQNRLLGLYYTTLHNYCEDSNFPSPAPPMEDVIAVWNAACSPIQSQIEHISFIRHKGGYTQPPPSNGYRRTPSGLIPSTNSSSNSLQPRPMRIPSSHALKPPSPSPSPAKTPPSSFSSRRPEWANPTEFTTASHLGGANIDRSKPARERSVSPNPAVGSIMVNGGLVVKKRPPPPPPPKKPALVQEQWVVALYPFAGQGQGDLSFDEGERIKVVTKTQTDQDWWVGELRGVRGSFPANYCRPA from the exons ATGCAGTCAATGCAAAGACAGTTTGGCAAGCTCTTGAACAAGGGCCCCGGAGACAATGCCAAAGTGTCTGTTCTCCTGAAGGATTATGAGGATGCAGACAAGGTTCTTGCTACG CTGATTGAGAATGCTCGTGCATGGAGAGACTCGTGGGATTCCCTGATCAACTCGCAACACAACATGGTGGTTGAGTTCGAGGGCCTGTATGATCCCATTGTAGGAGCCACGGATGGCCATGGCCGTGAGGCAGCACCGACCCCTCAGTTACAGCTAGAACGCACTCTCCGTTTGAAGGAAACGTATGGCGACCTCAAGACAGAACTGTTGCAAGAGATTGTGGCCATTGAGGAACGGATTCTGAGGCCGGCAACGGATGCTCGGTCCTACATCACCCCCATTCGCAAGACGATCAAGAAGCGCGAGAACAAGAGACTGGACTACGAAAAGGTCCAGGACAAGACGCTGAAGCTCCAACGAAAACCCGGACGCAACGCCAAGGAAGATGCATCTCTTGCAAAGTATCAGGATGAGCTATCTCGTGTGGCTGAT GAGTTCAACATTGCAGATGAGCACCTCCGCCAAACGCTGCCCCCTATTGTCGAGGCGACCTTCAGCATcgtccctcccctcctcgctgCTCTGGTCCTCATCCAGAACAGGCTTCTGGGCCTCTAttacaccaccctccacaacTACTGCGAGGACTCCAACTTCCCCTCGCCGGCACCCCCAATGGAAGACGTGATTGCAGTCTGGAACGCCGCCTGCAGCCCCATCCAATCCCAAATCGAACACATCAGCTTCATCCGCCACAAAGGCGGCTacacccaacctccaccttcaaACGGCTACAGGCGCACGCCTTCTGGCCTCAtccccagcaccaacagcagcagcaacagcctccaaccccgccccaTGCGGATCCCATCATCTCACGCCCTcaaaccaccctctccctccccatccccggcaAAAACACCCCCTTCGTCTTTCAGCTCCCGCCGGCCGGAGTGGGCCAACCCGACAGAATTCACCACGGCGTCTCACCTCGGCGGAGCGAATATCGATCGTTCAAAGCCGGCCCGTGAGCGGTCTGTTTCGCCAAATCCAGCGGTGGGAAGTATTATGGTCaacggggggttggtggtgaagaaacggcctcctcctccaccgccgccgaagaAGCCCGCGTTGGTGCAGGAGCAGTGGGTTGTGGCGCTGTACCCGTTTGCTGGGCAGGGGCAGGGAGATCTGAGTTTTGACGAAGGGGAGCGGATCAAGGTGGTGACCAAGACGCAGACGGACCAAGAttggtgggtgggggagttgaggggggttagGGGGAGCTTTCCGGCGAATTATTGCCGGCCTGCTTGA
- a CDS encoding hypothetical protein (EggNog:ENOG503P4GX; COG:S) — MPAITSSGARPELAGGGSSALVLEFLCLFTHDLQRKQKRWQDGRLKYHTFNKRVMVYDDRGNAVGDMHWQRDWDFDEGEEIKLDRGGVIVQVQECVGRQNQDLTDLLDKRAKEKEERQSRTATRMAPAAFGLRTPAIPSRVYPAQIAGPRSHHRRLDQVLTPTGHHGRALVPTESPFEQRQRDQETPDANKETPLAKRRKHDDMPPSKLGYAQSLFGASLTLSAVPMSSAPVRRPAASATRMHSGPASSQENDSPAGEPEERECHPSKRRKRDDMPPSKMGYSQSLFGATLTLSAVPMSSAPALRRTTSVAREHTEPPSSQEHGPQPQEPTSGVQEIPVNPSVRAGLSRSTVTAPLLKTRLPPLGSASKPAAKNEADKAGARQRDVAVEFPAEDTRMNSDPGDSDLSATRNRNAAKYIDRGQIRGQNVAPKPKKPPPVLILDHDDDDDDDDDDDVEGGEDDTNLNDKNQAPTQDKDIGESRTLPRNMPKQRSKKPTTKTPFTNAAPATKQAKSSMSTRNSKTKKAQDTGSNLPVEDERAPEGVGLTMPPEGPRPQLRIQPRQKRGLLVFNEKGNKSKKPKVRHAQSHAELEYDGEPFVPNPAPMTMSEKDDLFASFVDAPQEAQTVPKPKTPPLLQDVHSLGARHESLANSQASNEDQPSNIRANDDPSLDSNNTFSVPPPAASKTNMMGANDEGTAGLYDAERSRKRSPGQQRTADLVKDTTQDRGSTIQPPELPRAPTGPIAEPQTSLRYLQDKMTDEEDVSERPRARLPRKKVTLALDESDNDSLPARKTKKRMTMALDESDDERPASCQSTSRDISVSEESAGEKRPMRRSNRRTAKAFVGSDDERPPTRQTRSNTTVAVSEESDSEELPQVPVAPRLARLRKSVKSREVIGFIPSSSPVMEVATVAEPRPAPIPTSFPARTPAPLPSSLPPLSPFPGLMDTPPGLEANDMSSLGYSNGPKAPAPGTGIPEPEPVTVPVVQSLQTSRVLPLLPAFESTTDVPSAVRRDNLQPTITSRETLVTESAQAPTPAHLEQSICDFPSGEPPHHHLASAPGADKAGQSAVAHQQTMPSLDTSSTSVSMRPVSAKGPNLIAEEAEGVSRSHEAVSHQEVQENPIAVPRDVGVSLVASNNPNGQALQGPPAAPTRPKIANPATRGRKAALKSHAAGQVPQSILPLEPAPVRLTVRPPETARPGAAAGGRPKYKMQLPGFTSAKETAKDSGVDVGPWSREAHDLFGSGRPSEA, encoded by the coding sequence ATGCCCGCCATCACTTCGTCGGGAGCCAGGCCAGAGCTCGCCGGCGGTGGGAGCAGCGCCCTGGTGTTGGAATTTCTCTGTCTCTTCACCCACGACTTGCAACGGAAACAAAAACGATGGCAAGATGGACGCCTCAAGTATCATACCTTCAACAAGCGGGTCATGGTGTACGATGACCGGGGAAACGCTGTGGGCGACATGCACTGGCAGCGAGACTGGgactttgacgagggcgaggaaATCAAGCTGGATCGGGGAGGGGTCATTGTGCAGGTTCAGGAGTGTGTTGGACGTCAAAACCAGGATTTGACTGATCTGTTGGACAAAAGagcaaaggaaaaggaggaacGTCAAAGCCGTAcggcgacgaggatggcTCCTGCGGCCTTTGGACTACGCACGCCAGCAATTCCATCAAGGGTATATCCAGCTCAAATTGCCGGTCCCCGATCCCATCACAGGCGTCTTGACCAGGTTCTAACTCCGACGGGCCACCATGGACGAGCTCTCGTGCCGACTGAATCACCTTTTGAGCAGCGTCAGCGAGACCAGGAGACTCCTGATGCCAACAAGGAGACTCCCTTGGCGAAAAGGAGGAAACACGACGATATGCCCCCGAGCAAGCTAGGCTACGCCCAGAGTTTGTTTGGTGCTTCCCTCACTCTCTCGGCGGTACCCATGAGCTCAGCCCCTGTCCGGCGGCCTGCGGCATCAGCGACGCGGATGCATTCTGGCCCTGCGTCCTCCCAAGAAAATGATTCACCGGCGGGAGAGCCCGAAGAGCGGGAATGCCACCCGTCAAAGAGGAGAAAACGCGATGACATGCCGCCTAGTAAGATGGGGTATTCCCAGAGTCTGTTTGGCGCCACCCTCACTTTATCAGCTGTCCCTATGAGTTCTGCCCCGGCTCTCCGACGAACTACATCGGTGGCACGAGAGCATACAgaaccaccctcctctcaaGAACATGGGCCACAGCCACAAGAACCGACCAGTGGGGTCCAGGAGATTCCAGTTAACCCTTCTGTACGAGCTGGTCTTTCACGGTCTACTGTAACAGCGCCTCTCTTGAAGACTCGTTTACCGCCCTTGGGAAGCGCCTCAAAACCTGCAGCAAAAAACGAGGCTGATAAGGCCGGCGCAAGACAGAGAGATGTTGCGGTTGAGTTTCCGGCGGAGGATACTCGCATGAATTCTGACCCCGGGGACAGTGATTTATCTGCGACGAGGAACCGAAACGCAGCGAAATATATCGACAGAGGTCAGATCCGTGGCCAGAACGTTGCACCAAAGCCGAAAAAGCCACCTCCGGTGCTAATTCTTGAtcacgatgatgatgatgatgatgatgatgatgacgatgtggagggcggagaggatgacACGAATCTCAACGACAAGAACCAGGCGCCTACACAGGACAAAGATATTGGAGAGAGTCGCACGCTTCCCAGGAACATGCCCAAACAACGTTCCAAGAAGCCCACGACCAAGACGCCCTTCACAAATGCAGCCCCTGCCACGAAACAAGCGAAATCATCGATGAGCACAAGGaacagcaaaacaaaaaaggccCAGGACACTGGCTCTAACCTTCCAGTCGAAGATGAAAGAGCACCTGAGGGTGTTGGACTTACTATGCCACCTGAAGGGCCAAGGCCACAGTTGCGTATCCAACCACGCCAGAAGCGTGGCCTGCTTGTGTTTAATGAGAAAGGAAACAAGTCCAAAAAGCCCAAAGTACGCCATGCTCAATCCCATGCCGAGTTGGAATACGATGGAGAGCCTTTTGTTCCAAATCCAGCGCCTATGACCATGTCAGAGAAGGACGATCTGTTTGCGTCCTTTGTCGATGCTCCACAAGAGGCACAGACAgtccccaagcccaaaacACCGCCTCTCCTGCAAGATGTACATAGCTTGGGAGCCAGACACGAGAGCCTGGCAAATTCTCAGGCCAGTAATGAGGATCAGCCATCAAACATTCGGGCCAATGATGACCCATCTCTGGACTCTAACAACACTTTCTCCGTTCCTCCCCCTGCCGCTTCAAAAACCAATATGATGGGAGCCAATGACGAGGGCACTGCAGGCCTTTACGACGCTGAGCGCTCAAGAAAGAGATCACCAGGTCAGCAAAGGACGGCCGATTTGGTCAAAGATACCACCCAGGATCGAGGGAGCACCATTCAACCTCCGGAGTTGCCGCGAGCCCCGACAGGACCGATCGCTGAACCGCAAACCAGCCTCAGGTATCTGCAAGACAAAATGACAGATGAAGAGGACGTCAGCGAGAGGCCTCGAGCTCGTCTACCCAGGAAAAAGGTGACATTGGCACTGGATGAAAGTGACAATGACAGCCTGCCAGCTCGCAAAACCAAGAAGCGAATGACAATGGCATTAGACGAAAGCGATGATGAAAGGCCAGCAAGCTGCCAGAGCACCAGCCGAGATATATCGGTATCAGAAGAGAGTGCCGGTGAGAAGAGGCCAATGCGCCGCAGTAACAGACGCACAGCGAAAGCATTTGTTGGAAGCGATGATGAACGCCCGCCTACACGTCAGACCAGGAGCAACACAACAGTAGCAGTTTCGGAAGAGAGCGACAGCGAGGAGCTTCCCCAAGTCCCTGTGGCTCCAAGGCTAGCCAGACTCAGAAAGAGTGTCAAAAGCAGGGAAGTCATTGGCTTCATACCGTCGAGTTCCCCCGTCATGGAGGTGGCTACCGTAGCAGAGCCTCGGCCAGCCCCTATTCCGActtcttttccagctcgTACCCCTGCTCCTCTGCCCTCTTCTTTGCCACCTCTTTCCCCATTTCCCGGTTTGATGGACACACCCCCAGGTCTAGAGGCCAACGATATGAGCTCTCTGGGCTATTCCAATGGCCCGAAGGCTCCCGCACCAGGAACAGGCATCCCCGAACCAGAGCCCGTGACTGTGCCAGTCGTACAAAGTCTACAAACCAGCAGGGTGTTGCCCCTTTTGCCCGCCTTCGAGTCAACAACAGACGTACCTTCGGCTGTTCGACGGGATAACTTGCAACCTACCATCACAAGCCGGGAAACACTGGTCACGGAGTCTGCCCAAGCTCCCACGCCAGCCCACCTCGAACAATCTATCTGCGATTTCCCAAGCGGCGAGCccccgcaccaccacctcgcttCTGCTCCGGGGGCAGATAAGGCTGGGCAGTCTGCAGTTGCTCATCAGCAGACCATGCCATCGCTCGACACGAGCTCGACTTCTGTATCGATGCGACCAGTTTCTGCCAAGGGACCGAATTTGATTGCAGAGGAAGCGGAGGGTGTCTCAAGGTCACACGAAGCCGTCAGTCATCAAGAGGTGCAGGAGAACCCAATTGCCGTCCCGCGGGATGTTGGGGTTTCTCTGGTTGCATCAAATAACCCCAACGGTCAAGCACTGCAGGGTCCACCTGCTGCTCCTACTAGACCGAAAATCGCAAACCCGGCCACTCGCGGCCGTAAGGCTGCCCTCAAGTCACACGCTGCTGGTCAAGTTCCCCAATCTATTCTACCGTTGGAGCCCGCCCCTGTACGGCTGACTGTGCGGCCACCTGAGACAGCACGGCCCGGAGCAGCCGCTGGCGGGCGCCCTAAATATAAGATGCAGCTACCGGGCTTTACCTCGGCGAAGGAGACAGCAAAGGACTCTGGGGTGGATGTAGGGCCTTGGAGCAGGGAGGCCCATGACCTCTTCGGGAGTGGCCGACCTTCTGAGGCTTAG
- the TAD2 gene encoding tRNA(adenine34) deaminase (EggNog:ENOG503P0YP; COG:F), whose amino-acid sequence MAVTLFQALAATGLKAFAVLQALLWFPAGVFRQALALLSAATSSPHRPSSPTLPRTSAPAAGSLGNCNNTADNDQADLHANQDSGADNTDLTMAGDSSSASSRQQQTLSNNAPLPKVVPAMPRFGPASLKENAPAASAANPAVTTANSTDAVANGVSRLSLQESAAASNRVLSASDGNAGAGSTAAPAENGGTAALSKGSFVQSNGALPDIFGGDEALATQEVTRAPAVPLTHSISQTSKLKEMPPPTIQLGDETLRILEKEETPEQAAERAVHSGFMREALDMARLALRTNETPVGCVLVHNGRVIARGMNATNVSRNGTRHAELMAICALLSFASEADTEPARPVKAIVPLGDKTNSQQPEVDEEDALWGDVDPRDGHLFPYGQKLHPAPRVDPSVIQESILYVTVEPCVMCASLLRQLKIKKVYFGAVNDKFGGTGGVFRIHKNSPHSMASAPPSPAPRNGKGLARPVLERRPVSSADVTTDAAKAGGAPVMAGQESREVLSPDEEVKGGPDNSVLDPIDTSHLPGDGGNVERGYEAEGGWGRDEAVTLLRQFYVQENNRAPVPRKKEGRAARLAAMMERDGHAGGPMIDPNSTAPPPGDCNGGAETPEAVGTPIMETCPLAGDENKENEVITA is encoded by the exons ATGGCAGTCACTCTGTTCCAAGCCCTTGCGGCCACTGGCCTCAAAGCCTTTGCCGTTTTGCAGGCTCTCCTATGGTTCCCCGCCGGCGTCTTTCGACAGGCACTCGCACTTCTTTCAGCAgcgacatcatccccccaccGGCCGAGCTCGCCAACTCTTCCCCGTACttctgctcctgctgccggCTCTCTTGGAAATTGCAACAACACTGCCGACAACGACCAAGCCGACCTTCATGCCAACCAAGATAGCGGCGCCGACAACACCGACTTGACAATGGCTGGggactcctcctctgcctcctcgcggcagcagcagacgTTGTCGAACAATGCACCTCTCCCCAAGGTCGTCCCGGCCATGCCAAGGTTCGGCCCGGCCTCGTTGAAGGAGAATGCCCCTGCGGCTTCTGCTGCCAACCCTGCCGTTACGACCGCCAATTCGACCGACGCGGTCGCCAACGGCGTTTCCCGCTTGAGCCTCCAGGAGAGTGCTGCTGCTAGCAATCGTGTTCTTTCGGCTTCGGATGGAaatgctggtgctggctcGACCGCCGCTCCCGCCGAGAACGGCGGCACTGCGGCTTTGAGCAAGGGAAGTTTTGTTCAGTCTAACGGCGCTCTACCCGACATCTtcggcggcgacgaggcGCTGGCCACTCAGGAGGTGACCCGCGCTCCTGCTGTCCCGTTGACTCACAGCATCTCGCAGACTAGTAAGCTGAAGGAGATGCCGCCGCCTACGATTCAACTCGGTGACGAGACGCTGCGCATtctggagaaggaagagacaCCTGAGCAGGCTGCTGAGAGGGCTGTTCACAGTGGGTTCATGAGGGAGGCGTTGGATATG GCCCGACTTGCCCTCCGAACAAACGAAACACCGGTTGGCTGCGTGCTCGTGCACAACGGACGTGTCATCGCCCGGGGCATGAACGCAACCAATGTCAGCCGTAACGGCACCCGTCACGCCGAGCTCATGGCCATTTGTGCGCTGTTGTCCTTCGCATCCGAGGCCGACACCGAACCTGCCCGTCCTGTCAAGGCCATCGTCCCTCTCGGCGACAAGACCAACTCCCAGCAGCCGGAagtcgacgaggaagatgctCTCTGGGGTGACGTTGACCCCCGTGATGGGCATCTCTTTCCCTACGGCCAGAAACTTCACCCGGCTCCGCGTGTTGATCCCTCGGTCATCCAGGAATCTATTCTCTACGTCACGGTTGAACCCTGCGTCATGTGCGCGAGCCTGCTGAGGCagctcaagatcaagaaggtgTATTTTGGAGCGGTCAACGACAAGTTCGGTGGGACGGGGGGTGTTTTCCGGATCCACAAGAACTCGCCTCACTCGATGGCGAGCGCGCCGCCTTCGCCCGCGCCGAGGAATGGGAAGGGACTTGCGAGACCGGTGCTGGAGCGGAGGCCGGTGTCGAGTGCCGATGTCACGACCGACGCGGCGAAGGCTGGAGGAGCGCCTGTGATGGCAGGACAAGAAAGTCGGGAGGTTTTGAGTCCTGACGaagaggtgaaggggggtCCGGACAATAGTGTGCTCGACCCGATTGACACGTCGCATTTGCCGGGGGACGGGGGCAATGTCGAGCGTGGGTATGAGGccgagggggggtgggggagggatgaggcTGTCACGCTGCTGAGGCAGTTTTATGTGCAGGAGAATAATCGAG CTCCTGTCCcgagaaagaaggaaggCAGGGCTGCGAGGTTGGCGGCTATGATGGAGAGGGACGGTCATGCTGGGGGACCTATGATCGACCCCAACTCTACGGCTCCTCCGCCAGGTGACTGCAATGGTGGGGCTGAGACGCCCGAAGCTGTTGGGACGCCGATCATGGAGACTTGTCCTCTGGCTGGGGATGAGAATAAGGAGAATGAGGTTATCACGGCTTGA
- a CDS encoding hypothetical protein (EggNog:ENOG503PRAB): MSRPQKRKLASGVSEPRPKRFSWRGKGPVPRPTPSEETQALYDIWQQAEREVNLADLRRLNEPPTFVGHDEFLLSPSQATSRSRSPSCASTTHSVTKAMNGVDLNQQGSKSKKKRATRTKPLSKPAKAKAAFIRKLGACEDCRKRRVGCTREHWDLHLFEEAWRVKYGPLPEEEDIKPTPLPELGVEYFKTEFQLTRILTPEVATEPPPPDPSNRYQARFSELDDLAGVGGQVVSAAGAPLGPVDEEIDIDNMLQTLQHEDHEEPPLIPVEFTDFFDTDFDLDFGGADIFQPAPETSFNPEPADDTWLGYTDYQCVPVGKQTYNLVGQLQFECLGASAAEHDGVEFPCAQRFNTLDLLIEHFYSAHYVFENHEERGRCLSCLLDWDLTSAEELTEPCKQCGQDRHEKWYWGFISKGTPPSLTSGTTSVRVASQDGYGYGMQQGGSPFGNQSTNLYGHGSGGGYDFGGGFLFGDYGDGRNQYYKAAQHLTKQPYKPTINRGSKAMPAFGSHPAYSIFVGFSLLSVIATRLYLAVGAPYQPASSLTVSSPSWWAAFVPELSVACIAAGLVAMWLFRHVVQYREDSLYAALSITRAEALEGSVRAAVAA, translated from the exons ATGTCCCGGCCGCAAAAACGCAAGCTCGCCTCCGGCGTGTCTGAGCCTAGGCCGAAGCGATTCTCGTGGCGAGGCAAGGGTCCAGTCCCTCGACCTACCCCAAGCGAGGAGACCCAGGCGCTCTACGATATCTGGCAGCAGGCCGAGCGTGAAGTGAACCTGGCAGACCTGCGGAGGTTGAACGAGCCACCGACCTTTGTCGGCCATGACGAGTTTCTCCTCTCACCCTCGCAAGCAACTTCGAGATCTCGTTCTCCTTCCTGCGCCAGCACCACTCACTCGGTCACCAAGGCGATGAATGGTGTCGACCTCAACCAACAAGGATCGAAGTCCAAAAAGAAACGGGCCACGCGTACCAAACCGCTGAGCAAGCCTGCCAAGGCCAAAGCAGCGTTCATACGAAAGCTGGGAGCTTGTGAGGACTGCAGGAAACGACGTGTCGGG TGCACTCGCGAACACTGGGATCTTCATCTCTTCGAGGAAGCATGGAGGGTCAAATACGGACCGTtgcccgaggaggaggatatcaagCCTACTCCGCTACCCGAATTAGGCGTGGAATATTTCAAGACCGAGTTCCAACTCACCCGGATTCTAACCCCCGAGGTCGCCACCGaaccaccgcctccagaCCCGAGCAACCGGTACCAGGCTCGGTTTAGTGAACTGGATGACCTTGCCGGTGTCGGAGGGCAGGTCGTCTCCGCTGCTGGCGCGCCGCTGGGACCGGTCGATGAGGAGATTGACATTGACAATATGCTGCAGACATTGCAGCATGAGGACCACGAGGAGCCGCCGCTCATCCCTGTCGAGTTTACCGACTTCTTTGACACCGACTTCGATCTGGACTTTGGCGGCGCCGACATTTTTCAACCAGCCCCCGAGACGAGCTTCAACCCCGAGCCCGCAGACGATACCTGGCTTGGATACACAGATTATCAGTGTGTGCCTGTAGGTAAACAGACCTACAACTTGGTCGGACAGCTGCAGTTTGAATGTCTCGGAGCCTCTGCCGCCGAGCATGACGGTGTGGAATTCCCTTGTGCGCAACGCTTCAACACGTTAGACTTGCTCATCGAGCACTTCTACAGCGCGCATTATGTCTTTGAGAATCAcgaggagagaggaaggtgcCTGAGCTGCTTGCTCGACTGGGATCTTACCAGCGCCGAGGAGTTAACCGAGCCTTGCAAGCAGTGTGGCCAGGACCGGCACGAGAAGTGGTACTGGGGATTCATCAGCAAGGGCACACCGCCGAGCTTGACTTCGGGGACCACGTCCGTGAGGGTCGCCAGTCAAGACGGATATGGCTACGGGATGCAGCAGGGAGGGTCGCCGTTTGGGAACCAGTCGACCAATCTCTACGGCCACGGCAGCGGGGGTGGGTATGACTTTGGTGGAGGATTCCTCTTTGGGGACTATGGGGACGGGCGCAATCAGTACTACAAGGCGGCCCAGCACCTGACGAAGCAGCCGTACAAACCCACGATCAACAGAGGCAGCAAAGCGATGCCGGCTTTTGGGTCTCATCCGGCTTACTCTATCTTCGTTGGATTCTCCCTTCTTTCGGTCATCGCCACACGCCTGTATTTGGCCGTCGGAGCTCCCTATCAGCCAGCCTCTTCATTGACGGTGTCGAGCCCAAGTTGGTGGGCGGCTTTCGTCCCAGAGTTGTCGGTTGCTTGCATCGCTGCCGGGTTGGTAGCGATGTGGCTGTTTCGACATGTTGTTCAGTATCGGGAGGATTCG TTGTATGCTGCCCTGAGTATAACCAGAGCGGAGGCTCTTGAGGGTTCCGTGAGAGCTGCAGTTGCTGCTTAA